From a single Deinococcota bacterium genomic region:
- a CDS encoding NADH:flavin oxidoreductase/NADH oxidase: protein MTSSLFSPLSLRGLTLRNRVAVSPMCQYSSTDGFAGDWHLVHLGARASGGAALVVAEATAVEARGRISPEDLGLWKDEHIPGMQRIAGFISSQGALPGVQLAHAGRKASTPRPWEPRRLLSEAEGGWGVVSATDRAFMDGYPLPRRLMADELPGVVAAFVQATLRAREAGFKVVEIHAAHGYLLHQFLSPLVNDRDDRYGGSFENRVRLTLEVTAAVRDAWPDELPLFVRLSALDWLEGGWTVDDSVALARRLKELGVDLVDCSSGGAVPGARILVAPDYQVPFAERLRREAGIMTGAVGMITEPEQADAVIRTGRADLVFLARALLREPHWPLMAAHRLGEGARAPWPVQYERAKPA from the coding sequence ATGACCTCGAGCCTCTTCTCTCCCCTCAGCCTGCGCGGCCTGACCCTCCGCAACCGCGTCGCCGTCTCGCCGATGTGCCAGTACTCGAGCACGGACGGCTTCGCCGGCGACTGGCACCTCGTCCACCTGGGCGCCCGCGCCTCGGGCGGGGCGGCGCTGGTGGTCGCCGAGGCCACCGCCGTCGAGGCCCGCGGGCGCATCTCCCCCGAGGACCTGGGCCTCTGGAAGGACGAGCACATTCCCGGTATGCAGCGCATCGCCGGCTTCATCTCGTCGCAGGGCGCGCTGCCCGGCGTCCAGCTCGCCCACGCCGGGCGCAAGGCCAGCACGCCGCGCCCCTGGGAGCCGCGCCGGCTTTTGAGCGAGGCCGAGGGCGGCTGGGGGGTGGTGAGCGCCACGGACCGCGCCTTTATGGACGGCTATCCGCTGCCGCGCCGGCTGATGGCGGACGAGCTTCCCGGTGTCGTCGCGGCCTTTGTCCAGGCGACGCTGCGAGCGCGAGAGGCTGGCTTCAAGGTCGTCGAGATCCACGCCGCCCACGGCTACTTGCTGCACCAGTTTCTGTCGCCGCTGGTCAACGATCGGGACGACCGCTACGGCGGCTCGTTCGAGAACCGCGTCCGGCTCACTCTCGAGGTGACGGCGGCGGTGCGCGATGCTTGGCCCGACGAGCTGCCGCTCTTCGTGCGCCTGTCGGCCTTGGACTGGCTGGAGGGCGGCTGGACGGTGGACGACTCGGTGGCGCTCGCCCGCAGGCTCAAGGAGCTGGGCGTGGACCTGGTCGACTGCTCCTCGGGCGGCGCCGTGCCCGGCGCCAGGATTCTTGTGGCGCCGGATTACCAGGTTCCCTTTGCCGAAAGGCTGCGTCGTGAGGCCGGCATCATGACCGGCGCGGTCGGCATGATCACCGAGCCCGAGCAGGCCGACGCCGTCATCCGCACTGGCAGGGCCGACCTGGTCTTCCTGGCGAGGGCGCTGTTGCGCGAGCCGCACTGGCCGCTCATGGCCGCGCACAGGCTGGGTGAGGGCGCGCGGGCTCCCTGGCCGGTGCAGTACGAGCGCGCCAAACCCGCTTAG
- a CDS encoding deoxynucleoside kinase, with protein sequence MFLAIAGNIGVGKSSLTRILSERYALTPVYEAVDENPYLEDFYKDMHKYAFHSQMFFLSARLDQHLRVVNHNPRVIQDRTVFEDAAVFARNLFSEGVMDARDYLSYCRMYEAVAQALRPPDLLIYLRAGLPTLRARIKGRGRAFEAGIEDGYLLRLNSLYDAWIDAYTLSDKVVVEADRLDYVGRSEDLAGLLAGLERRGLSVPML encoded by the coding sequence GTGTTTCTAGCCATCGCCGGCAACATCGGCGTGGGCAAGTCGAGCCTGACCCGGATTCTTTCGGAGCGCTACGCGCTGACGCCGGTCTACGAGGCGGTGGACGAAAACCCCTACCTCGAGGACTTCTATAAGGACATGCATAAGTACGCCTTTCACTCGCAGATGTTCTTCCTCTCGGCCCGCCTGGATCAACACCTGCGCGTGGTCAACCACAACCCCAGGGTCATCCAGGACCGCACCGTCTTTGAAGATGCCGCCGTCTTTGCCCGCAACCTCTTTAGTGAAGGCGTGATGGACGCGCGCGACTACCTCTCCTACTGCCGCATGTACGAGGCGGTGGCCCAGGCGCTGCGCCCGCCCGACCTGCTTATTTACCTGCGCGCCGGCCTGCCGACCCTGCGCGCGCGCATCAAAGGGCGCGGTCGGGCCTTTGAAGCCGGCATCGAAGATGGCTACCTGCTCAGGCTGAACTCCCTCTACGACGCTTGGATAGACGCCTACACGCTCTCCGACAAGGTCGTCGTCGAGGCCGACAGGCTCGACTACGTGGGCCGCTCGGAGGACCTGGCAGGGCTCCTGGCAGGGCTCGAGCGCCGCGGCCTCAGCGTACCCATGCTATGA
- a CDS encoding UDP-N-acetylmuramoyl-L-alanyl-D-glutamate--2,6-diaminopimelate ligase, with protein MRLRELIREALGLNAEGLPDPLVRGVAQDSRRIEPGFVFVARRGAWQDGHTFIPEALRRGAIAIVGAADEAERRALDWPGLIPYLQVEDDKGALARLAAAFHGRPAERLTVVGVTGTDGKTTTATMLHWLLSAAYPCGLLSTAGCKIAEEAVKLPGHFTTPEAPEVQGLLARFLDAGCLYAVLESSSHGFAQRRLDEVSYDIGVLTNLSPEHLDYHGSFAAYRDAKAELFRRARRAVLNADDPSLAYFASQAEEVIRYAVDGGEAEWRALEVRAAAGRLEWRLVVETAEGRLEAPARLPMIGRYNVHNALAALAGAHALGLDLHLLVDRLASFPGVPGRMQVVQTEPFAVVVDFAHTAPALEKALAVLRAGAKRLIVVVGAAGERDPGKRAPLGEAAARCADFALFTEEDHRSESLELILARLAEGARGAGGEEGRTFLRVPDRREAIRQAVGMAREGDVVLLAGKGHEDSLERSGEVLEWDEVEEARRALAGVWAR; from the coding sequence ATGAGGCTGCGCGAGCTCATCCGCGAAGCTCTCGGGCTGAACGCGGAGGGCCTGCCGGACCCCCTGGTCCGGGGCGTGGCGCAGGACTCGAGGCGGATAGAACCCGGCTTCGTCTTCGTGGCCCGGCGCGGGGCCTGGCAGGACGGCCATACCTTCATCCCCGAGGCGCTGAGGCGGGGAGCCATCGCCATCGTCGGCGCGGCGGATGAGGCGGAGCGGCGGGCGCTGGACTGGCCTGGGCTCATCCCTTATCTTCAGGTCGAGGACGACAAAGGAGCGCTCGCCAGGCTGGCGGCCGCCTTTCACGGGCGGCCCGCGGAGCGCCTCACCGTGGTCGGCGTGACCGGCACCGACGGCAAGACGACGACCGCCACGATGCTGCACTGGCTTCTTTCGGCGGCTTACCCCTGCGGCCTCTTATCCACGGCGGGCTGCAAGATCGCCGAAGAGGCGGTCAAGCTGCCGGGCCACTTCACCACCCCCGAGGCGCCCGAGGTGCAGGGCCTGCTGGCGCGCTTTTTGGACGCGGGCTGCCTGTACGCGGTCCTCGAGTCTAGTTCGCACGGCTTCGCGCAGCGTCGCCTGGACGAGGTCTCCTACGACATCGGCGTCCTCACCAACTTAAGCCCCGAGCACCTCGACTACCACGGCTCCTTTGCAGCCTACCGGGACGCCAAGGCCGAACTCTTCAGGCGGGCGCGGCGCGCCGTCTTGAACGCCGACGACCCCAGCCTGGCCTACTTCGCCTCCCAGGCCGAGGAGGTGATCCGCTACGCCGTGGACGGAGGCGAGGCCGAGTGGCGGGCCCTGGAGGTGAGGGCGGCGGCGGGCAGGCTCGAGTGGCGGCTCGTCGTCGAGACGGCGGAGGGTAGGCTGGAGGCGCCCGCCCGCTTGCCCATGATCGGCCGTTACAACGTCCATAACGCCTTGGCCGCGCTGGCTGGCGCGCACGCCCTGGGGCTCGACCTGCACCTCCTCGTCGACCGGCTGGCTAGCTTTCCCGGCGTGCCGGGCCGGATGCAGGTGGTGCAAACCGAGCCCTTTGCGGTGGTGGTGGACTTCGCCCACACCGCGCCCGCGCTCGAGAAGGCGCTGGCGGTGTTGCGCGCGGGGGCCAAGAGGCTCATCGTGGTGGTGGGCGCGGCGGGCGAGCGCGACCCCGGCAAACGCGCGCCGCTGGGCGAAGCGGCCGCGCGCTGCGCCGACTTCGCTCTCTTCACCGAGGAGGACCACCGCTCGGAAAGCCTGGAGCTCATCCTGGCGAGGCTGGCCGAGGGCGCACGGGGGGCGGGCGGCGAGGAGGGCAGGACGTTCCTGCGCGTTCCCGACCGGCGCGAGGCCATCCGTCAGGCCGTCGGCATGGCCAGGGAGGGCGACGTCGTGCTCTTAGCGGGCAAGGGCCACGAGGACAGCCTCGAGCGCTCAGGCGAGGTGCTCGAGTGGGACGAGGTGGAGGAGGCGCGTCGAGCGCTCGCCGGTGTTTGGGCCAGGTGA
- a CDS encoding DUF86 domain-containing protein, translating into MSHHDPYLFTPRGPRPMKLEPELLDNLRLILATITKAEGFVAGLDYPAFAHDDKTNFATVRAIKVISEAAQRVPRVVSERYPAIRWQGLAGLYDSLVAEDLSVDLEAVWKTVHERLPQVEPALAQALTELLAEQAGQQTGQDARG; encoded by the coding sequence ATGAGCCATCATGACCCCTACCTTTTCACCCCACGAGGACCGCGGCCGATGAAGCTCGAGCCCGAACTGCTCGACAACCTGCGGCTGATCCTAGCCACCATCACCAAGGCCGAGGGCTTCGTCGCGGGGCTGGACTATCCCGCCTTTGCCCACGACGACAAGACCAACTTCGCGACGGTCCGGGCCATCAAGGTAATCAGCGAGGCCGCGCAGCGCGTGCCCCGGGTCGTCAGCGAGCGCTACCCGGCGATTCGCTGGCAGGGCCTGGCCGGGCTCTACGACAGCCTGGTGGCCGAGGACCTGTCGGTGGACTTAGAAGCCGTCTGGAAGACGGTCCACGAGCGGCTACCACAGGTCGAGCCGGCGCTGGCGCAAGCGCTTACGGAGCTTTTAGCGGAGCAGGCAGGGCAGCAAACGGGCCAAGATGCGCGCGGTTGA
- a CDS encoding thymidine phosphorylase, with translation MRAVDLIAQKRDGHRHTKEDLEAFVGGYVAGEIPDYQVSAWLMAVMWRGMTPEETADLTEVMARSGDMLELSSLPHTVDKHSTGGVGDKTSLVLAPLLAACGATVAKMSGRGLGHTGGTVDKLASIPGFRAVLDEAAFLRQAREVGVVVTGQSKNLAPADGLLYALRDATATVPSLPLIAASIMSKKLAGGAEAIVLDVKVGSGAFMKTVGEARALARAMVDIGERHGRRMRAVLSSMERPLGRAVGNALEVKEAVACLRGEGPADVEALTVTLAREVLGASGLEFSPGALREKLKNGEALAKFGSWVAAQGGDVAALGALEIAPGEHVLRAAED, from the coding sequence ATGCGCGCGGTTGACCTCATCGCCCAAAAGCGCGACGGCCACAGGCACACGAAGGAAGACCTCGAGGCCTTTGTCGGCGGCTACGTGGCGGGCGAGATCCCCGACTACCAGGTCTCGGCCTGGCTCATGGCCGTCATGTGGCGGGGCATGACGCCGGAGGAGACGGCGGACCTGACCGAGGTGATGGCGCGCTCGGGGGACATGCTCGAGCTGTCCAGCCTGCCCCACACCGTCGACAAGCACTCGACGGGCGGCGTCGGCGACAAGACCAGCCTGGTCTTAGCGCCGCTCCTGGCCGCCTGCGGCGCCACCGTCGCCAAGATGAGCGGGCGCGGCCTGGGCCATACCGGCGGCACGGTGGATAAGTTGGCGAGCATCCCCGGCTTCCGCGCGGTCTTGGACGAGGCGGCTTTCTTGCGCCAGGCGCGCGAGGTGGGCGTGGTCGTCACCGGGCAGTCGAAGAACCTCGCCCCCGCCGACGGCCTCCTCTACGCGCTCAGAGACGCCACCGCCACCGTCCCTTCGCTGCCGCTCATCGCCGCCTCGATCATGAGCAAGAAGCTGGCGGGCGGCGCAGAGGCCATCGTCTTGGACGTCAAGGTCGGCAGCGGCGCCTTTATGAAGACCGTGGGCGAGGCGCGGGCGCTGGCGCGCGCCATGGTGGACATCGGTGAACGCCACGGCCGCAGGATGCGCGCCGTCCTGAGCAGCATGGAGAGGCCCCTGGGCCGCGCCGTCGGCAACGCCCTCGAGGTCAAGGAGGCGGTGGCCTGCCTGCGGGGCGAGGGTCCGGCGGATGTGGAGGCGCTCACGGTGACCTTGGCGCGCGAGGTGCTCGGCGCCTCGGGGCTCGAGTTCAGCCCGGGGGCGCTCAGGGAAAAACTCAAGAATGGCGAGGCGCTCGCCAAGTTTGGAAGCTGGGTGGCGGCGCAAGGCGGCGACGTGGCCGCACTGGGCGCGCTCGAGATCGCGCCGGGCGAGCACGTCCTGCGCGCCGCGGAGGAC